The Methanoculleus marisnigri JR1 genome window below encodes:
- a CDS encoding hydrogenase maturation nickel metallochaperone HypA/HybF: MHEYSIAYDIYTTARRAAIENDAKEVKCVSVDVGKLAMVNPEQVEFLFNVIIEDDPLFSGTQFSCRDVEARTRCSCGYEGDERFVCPRCGKLPEIVTGMEIVVTNIEIEVDEE; the protein is encoded by the coding sequence ATGCACGAGTACAGCATCGCCTACGACATCTACACGACCGCCCGCCGGGCTGCGATCGAGAACGACGCAAAAGAGGTGAAGTGCGTCAGTGTGGATGTCGGCAAACTGGCGATGGTGAATCCTGAACAGGTGGAGTTCCTCTTCAACGTCATCATCGAGGACGACCCGCTCTTTTCGGGAACACAGTTCTCGTGCCGGGACGTCGAGGCGCGCACCCGCTGCTCATGCGGCTACGAGGGGGACGAGCGATTTGTCTGCCCCCGGTGCGGGAAACTCCCCGAAATCGTTACAGGAATGGAAATCGTAGTTACCAACATCGAGATAGAAGTGGACGAAGAATGA
- a CDS encoding HypC/HybG/HupF family hydrogenase formation chaperone, whose translation MCIAMPAEVLEIKEGNIGVVDFGDLQQEVRLDLVDVKVGEFVLVHVGFAIQRLSREEGLETREVFRQVYAAMEE comes from the coding sequence ATGTGTATTGCAATGCCCGCTGAGGTACTCGAGATAAAAGAGGGCAACATCGGCGTCGTCGACTTCGGCGACCTGCAGCAGGAGGTCAGGCTCGATCTCGTCGACGTGAAGGTCGGGGAGTTCGTCCTCGTCCACGTCGGGTTCGCCATCCAGCGCCTCAGCAGAGAGGAGGGGCTCGAGACCCGCGAGGTCTTCAGGCAGGTTTACGCCGCGATGGAGGAGTAA